One Amorphoplanes digitatis genomic window carries:
- a CDS encoding NAD-glutamate dehydrogenase, with protein sequence MAVADEAAIESDPELDFGPSPGPALTGRLGTSDNELDEPLPNAERLVAQAVALAGEDHGTASLVGRYWRFAPDEELVGDTPEGMFAAALAHRELAATRLPGELRLDISAPDEAQPHTVLSIVTDDMPFLVDSVTALLTAHQLGVHLLVHPLIVVRRTKAGELTQVEADVEPDDAIDGDLVESWIRVEIDPVRKAEAREQLHQELRRVLTDVRDAVDDWPRMRQRAVVIADELAAARGSDRKLPVPDKDVTDSIELLKWLAHDHFTFLGYREYQLVGDVLTAVPGSGLGILRGEGSPPRKLSSMAPEAHQRALEKRLLVITKANSRATVHRSAYLDYIGVKVFHESGEVIGERRFLGLFSSSAYRTSVRELPVVRRKVAEVLDRSGLSPRGHSGKDLLQILETYPRDELFQIKTDDLYEAVVGVLRMAGRRQLRLFLRRDGYGRFISCLIYLPRDRFTTANRQSMQEILLRELNGVGVDYTTRVTERMLARVHFIVRTDPADPPGVVDPNSLAELLADATRMWDDDFSLVLERKLGEEPAKDLFVRYAPAFPDSYKDGHTPYEAVQDIAKLELLEEPGQLEMHLYRKRHVNREGCAEPDDADVRFKVFRYGEPMLLSAVLPVLHSLGVEVVDERPYEVRRPDGTVYLYDFGLLPPSSHHELSEVRPQVENAFAAAWRGEEEVDGFNELVLRAGLTWRQVVVLRAYAKYQRQTGNVFSQRYVESTFIAYPEIARLLVRLFEVRFSPGLEMVEEERARRGADLAAEITTLLDGVESLDQDRILRSFLTMIQATLRTSFFQRGADSRPKSYVAFKLDPQAIPDLPAPRPKYEIFVYSPRFEGVHLRFGAVARGGLRWSDRREDFRTEVLGLVKAQMVKNAVIVPVGAKGGFVLKQKPGDRDEAVACYRLFIGALLDVTDNIHSGKIVPPVDVVRHDGDDPYLVVAADKGTATFSDIANEISVSKDFWLGDAFASGGSAGYDHKKMGITARGAWESVKKHFRDLGTDTQSQDFTVVGVGDMSGDVFGNGMLLSEHIRLVAAFDHRHIFLDPDPDAAASFAERRRLFELPRSSWADYDASLISEGGGVFPRSAKSIPVTPQVRAALDLGDAKAVSPVDLMRAILAARVDLLWNGGIGTYVKATAETHADVGDKANDAIRVNGAQVRAKVVGEGGNLGLTQRGRIEYARTGGPQDESGAGHGGRIFTDFIDNTAGVDCSDHEVNIKILLGGAVTDGELTVPARDELLAAMTDEVAALVLRDNYEQATALGNARSQAHSLLPVHRRMLTTLEQSGQLIRELEALPSDKELAARYEVGEGLTAPEFAVLLAYVKISLERQALADVLVDEEWTNVVLARYFPTPLRERFGARMAGHRLRREIISTSLVNEVVNRGGTSFVFRAMEESGASAADVIRAYVVVRDVYGLPEVWEAAENLDNEAPTSAQTLVFLETRRLLDRAVRWLVSNRRSPIDVAGEIARLRPGVSALLVQLPTVVIGAERRSLEEHVATLAERGIPQELAGSVGRVVYGFGLLDILETAAATGHDATEVAKVYFVISERFQIDVLLSHISRLPRGDRWQTLARMALRYDLYAALAGLTAEVLQSTSSEAAPEERVAEWEQVNAASMARAGNAMGSVEESPADLAALSVLLRQIRTLVKTSSAG encoded by the coding sequence ATGGCTGTCGCCGACGAGGCAGCGATCGAATCCGATCCGGAACTCGACTTCGGGCCCAGTCCCGGGCCCGCCCTGACGGGCCGGCTGGGCACATCCGACAACGAGCTCGACGAGCCGCTACCCAATGCCGAGCGCCTGGTGGCGCAGGCGGTCGCGCTGGCGGGTGAGGACCACGGCACCGCGTCGCTGGTCGGCAGGTACTGGCGCTTCGCGCCGGACGAGGAGCTGGTCGGCGACACCCCCGAGGGGATGTTCGCCGCCGCGCTCGCGCACCGGGAGCTGGCCGCCACCCGCCTCCCCGGCGAGCTGCGGCTCGACATCAGCGCACCGGACGAGGCGCAGCCGCACACCGTGCTGTCGATCGTCACCGACGACATGCCGTTCCTTGTCGACTCGGTCACCGCCCTGCTCACCGCGCACCAGCTCGGGGTGCACCTGCTCGTGCACCCGCTGATCGTGGTCCGCCGCACCAAGGCCGGAGAGCTGACCCAGGTCGAGGCCGACGTCGAGCCCGACGACGCGATCGACGGCGACCTCGTGGAGAGCTGGATCCGGGTCGAGATCGACCCGGTGCGCAAGGCCGAGGCCCGCGAGCAGCTGCACCAGGAGCTGCGCCGGGTGCTGACCGACGTCCGCGACGCCGTCGACGACTGGCCGCGGATGCGGCAGCGTGCGGTCGTCATCGCCGACGAGCTGGCCGCCGCGCGCGGCTCCGATCGCAAGCTCCCGGTGCCGGACAAGGACGTCACGGACTCGATCGAGCTGCTCAAGTGGCTCGCGCACGACCACTTCACCTTCCTCGGCTATCGGGAGTACCAGCTGGTCGGCGACGTGCTGACGGCCGTGCCGGGCAGCGGCCTCGGCATCCTGCGCGGCGAGGGCAGCCCCCCGCGCAAGCTCTCCTCGATGGCGCCCGAGGCGCACCAGCGCGCGCTGGAGAAGCGCCTGCTGGTGATCACCAAGGCCAACTCGCGGGCCACCGTGCACCGGTCGGCGTACCTGGACTACATCGGTGTCAAGGTCTTCCACGAGTCCGGCGAGGTCATCGGCGAGCGCCGCTTCCTCGGCCTGTTCTCGAGCTCGGCCTACCGCACCAGCGTCCGTGAGCTGCCGGTGGTGCGCCGCAAAGTCGCGGAGGTGCTGGACCGCTCGGGGTTGTCGCCGCGCGGGCACTCGGGCAAGGACCTGCTCCAGATCCTCGAGACCTATCCGCGCGACGAGCTCTTCCAGATCAAGACCGACGATCTGTACGAGGCGGTCGTCGGCGTGCTGCGCATGGCCGGCCGCCGCCAGCTGCGGCTGTTCCTGCGCCGCGACGGCTACGGCCGCTTCATCTCGTGCCTGATCTACCTGCCCCGCGACCGGTTCACCACCGCCAACCGGCAGAGCATGCAGGAGATCCTGCTCCGGGAGCTGAACGGCGTCGGCGTCGACTACACGACCCGGGTGACCGAGCGGATGCTCGCCCGCGTGCACTTCATCGTGCGCACGGACCCGGCCGATCCGCCGGGCGTCGTCGACCCCAACTCGCTGGCCGAGCTGCTCGCCGACGCGACCCGGATGTGGGACGACGACTTCTCCCTGGTGCTGGAGCGCAAGCTGGGCGAGGAGCCGGCCAAGGACCTGTTCGTGCGCTACGCGCCGGCGTTCCCCGACAGCTACAAGGACGGACACACGCCTTACGAGGCGGTGCAGGACATCGCCAAGCTGGAGCTGCTGGAGGAGCCCGGCCAGCTCGAGATGCACCTGTACCGCAAGCGGCACGTCAACCGGGAGGGCTGTGCCGAGCCCGACGACGCCGACGTGCGGTTCAAGGTCTTCCGCTACGGCGAGCCGATGCTGCTCTCGGCGGTGCTGCCGGTGCTGCACTCGCTCGGCGTCGAGGTGGTCGACGAGCGGCCCTACGAGGTCCGCCGCCCCGACGGCACCGTCTACCTCTACGACTTCGGCCTGCTGCCGCCCTCCTCGCACCACGAGCTGTCCGAGGTGCGCCCGCAGGTGGAGAACGCCTTCGCGGCCGCCTGGCGTGGCGAGGAGGAGGTCGACGGCTTCAACGAGCTGGTGCTGCGCGCCGGGCTGACCTGGCGTCAGGTCGTCGTGCTCCGGGCGTACGCGAAGTACCAGCGCCAGACCGGCAACGTCTTCTCCCAGCGCTACGTCGAGTCGACGTTCATCGCCTATCCGGAGATCGCCCGCCTGCTGGTGCGGCTCTTCGAGGTCCGCTTCTCGCCCGGGCTGGAGATGGTCGAGGAGGAGCGGGCGCGCCGCGGCGCCGACCTGGCCGCGGAGATCACCACGCTGCTCGACGGCGTCGAGAGCCTGGACCAGGACCGGATCCTGCGGTCCTTCCTGACGATGATCCAGGCAACCCTGCGCACCAGCTTCTTCCAGCGCGGCGCCGACTCGCGTCCCAAGTCGTACGTGGCGTTCAAGCTGGACCCGCAGGCCATCCCGGACCTGCCGGCACCCCGGCCGAAGTACGAGATCTTCGTCTACTCGCCACGGTTCGAGGGCGTGCACCTGCGCTTCGGCGCCGTGGCCCGGGGCGGCCTCCGCTGGTCCGACCGGCGCGAGGACTTCCGCACCGAGGTGCTCGGTCTGGTCAAGGCGCAGATGGTGAAGAACGCGGTGATCGTGCCGGTCGGCGCCAAGGGCGGCTTCGTGCTCAAGCAGAAGCCGGGCGATCGCGACGAGGCCGTCGCGTGCTACCGGCTCTTCATCGGCGCCCTGCTCGACGTCACCGACAACATCCACAGTGGCAAGATCGTGCCGCCGGTCGACGTGGTCCGGCACGACGGCGACGACCCCTACCTGGTGGTGGCGGCGGACAAGGGCACGGCGACGTTCTCGGACATCGCCAACGAGATCTCGGTGAGCAAGGACTTCTGGCTGGGCGACGCCTTCGCCTCCGGCGGCTCGGCCGGCTACGACCACAAGAAGATGGGCATCACGGCCCGCGGTGCGTGGGAGTCGGTCAAGAAGCACTTCCGGGACCTGGGCACCGACACCCAGTCGCAGGACTTCACCGTGGTCGGCGTCGGCGACATGTCCGGCGACGTCTTCGGCAACGGGATGCTGCTCAGCGAGCACATCCGGCTGGTGGCCGCGTTCGACCACCGGCACATCTTCCTGGACCCGGACCCGGACGCCGCGGCGTCGTTCGCGGAGCGCCGCCGGCTCTTCGAGCTGCCGCGTTCGTCGTGGGCGGACTACGACGCCTCGCTGATCAGCGAGGGCGGCGGGGTCTTCCCGCGCTCCGCGAAGTCGATTCCGGTGACGCCCCAGGTCCGCGCCGCGCTCGACCTCGGCGACGCCAAGGCCGTCAGCCCGGTGGACCTGATGCGGGCCATCCTGGCCGCACGCGTCGACCTGCTCTGGAACGGCGGCATCGGCACCTACGTGAAGGCGACCGCGGAGACGCACGCCGACGTGGGCGACAAGGCCAACGACGCGATCCGGGTCAACGGGGCACAGGTCCGGGCCAAGGTGGTCGGCGAGGGCGGCAACCTGGGCCTGACCCAGCGCGGCCGGATCGAGTACGCCCGCACCGGCGGCCCGCAGGACGAGAGCGGTGCCGGACACGGCGGCCGCATCTTCACCGACTTCATCGACAACACCGCCGGCGTGGACTGCTCCGACCACGAGGTCAACATCAAGATCCTGCTCGGCGGGGCGGTGACCGACGGCGAGCTGACGGTGCCGGCCCGCGACGAGCTGCTGGCGGCGATGACCGACGAGGTCGCGGCGCTGGTGCTGCGCGACAACTACGAGCAGGCGACGGCGCTCGGCAACGCCCGGTCGCAGGCGCATTCGCTGCTGCCGGTGCACCGCCGGATGCTGACCACCCTCGAGCAGTCGGGGCAGCTCATCCGGGAGCTCGAGGCGCTGCCGTCCGACAAGGAGCTGGCCGCCCGCTACGAGGTCGGCGAGGGGCTGACGGCGCCGGAATTCGCGGTGCTGCTGGCGTACGTGAAGATCTCGCTGGAACGCCAGGCCCTCGCCGACGTGCTTGTCGACGAGGAGTGGACGAACGTCGTCCTCGCCCGGTACTTCCCGACCCCGCTGCGGGAGCGGTTCGGGGCACGGATGGCCGGTCACCGGCTGCGCCGCGAGATCATCTCGACGTCGCTGGTCAACGAGGTGGTCAACCGCGGCGGCACGTCGTTCGTCTTCCGCGCGATGGAGGAGAGCGGCGCGTCCGCGGCCGACGTGATCCGCGCCTACGTGGTCGTCCGTGACGTCTACGGCCTGCCCGAGGTGTGGGAGGCCGCCGAGAATCTGGACAACGAGGCGCCGACGTCGGCGCAGACGCTCGTCTTCCTGGAGACCCGGCGGCTGCTGGACCGGGCGGTGCGCTGGCTGGTCAGCAACCGCCGCTCGCCGATAGACGTGGCCGGCGAGATCGCCCGGCTGCGCCCCGGCGTGAGCGCGCTGCTGGTGCAGCTTCCGACCGTCGTCATCGGCGCGGAGCGCAGGTCGCTCGAGGAGCACGTGGCCACGCTCGCGGAACGCGGCATCCCGCAGGAGCTGGCCGGTTCCGTCGGCCGGGTCGTGTACGGCTTCGGCCTGCTCGACATCCTGGAGACGGCGGCCGCGACCGGCCACGACGCGACCGAGGTGGCGAAGGTCTACTTCGTGATCTCGGAACGCTTCCAGATCGACGTGCTGCTCTCGCACATCTCCCGGCTGCCGCGCGGCGACCGCTGGCAGACCCTGGCCCGCATGGCGCTGCGCTACGACCTGTACGCGGCGCTGGCGGGCCTGACTGCCGAGGTGCTCCAGTCGACCTCTTCGGAGGCGGCGCCCGAGGAGCGGGTGGCCGAGTGGGAGCAGGTGAACGCGGCCTCGATGGCCCGGGCGGGCAACGCGATGGGCAGCGTGGAGGAGTCGCCGGCCGACCTGGCGGCGCTCTCGGTCCTGCTCCGGCAGATCCGCACGCTGGTCAAGACCTCCTCGGCCGGCTGA
- a CDS encoding heavy metal translocating P-type ATPase, translated as MTQQIELDIGGMTCAACANRIEKKLNRLEGVTATVNYATEKARATVPAGVGAADLIAVVEKTGYTATEPKAATAAAERVSDPLRVRLLVSAALSVPVIVLAMVPAWQFTYWQWLSLTLAAPVVVYGGWPFHRSAFVNLRHGAATMDTLVSLGTLAAFGWSLWALFLGDAGVPGMTHPFELRAGTAGDAIYLEAAAGVTTFLLAGRYAEARAKRRAGDALRSLLALGAKTVTLVDGREIPADRLQVGDVFGVRPGEKVAADGVVVDGASAVDQSLLTGESVPVEVGVDDPVTGGTVNAGGRLVVRATRVGADTQLAQMARLVEEAQDGKAAVQRLADRISGVFVPVVIALAVATLGYWLGSGAGTTAAFTAAVAVLIIACPCALGLATPTALLVGTGRGAQLGILIRGVEALESTRRVDTILLDKTGTVTTGAMTVSRVVPEPGWDSAGVLRLAGAVEAPSEHPLGRAIARAAAAGAELPAVSDFRATAGVGVRGVVEGAAVEVARGAGDTAETWVELRVDGTVRGRIALADAVRPTSAAAVRGLRALGLEPVLVTGDAPAVAEAVAAQVGVTEVIAGVLPAGKVDAVKRLQARGRSVAMVGDGVNDAAALAQADLGVAMGAGSDVAIEASDLTILRGDLTAAVDAVRLSRRTVTIIRGNLFWAFAYNVAALPLAAAGLLNPMIAGAAMALSSIFVVANSLRLRRFKPAVFDATAAE; from the coding sequence ATGACGCAGCAGATCGAGCTGGACATCGGCGGCATGACCTGTGCCGCCTGTGCCAACCGCATCGAGAAGAAGCTCAACCGTCTCGAGGGCGTCACCGCCACCGTCAACTACGCCACCGAGAAGGCCCGGGCCACGGTCCCGGCCGGTGTCGGCGCCGCCGATCTCATCGCAGTGGTGGAGAAGACCGGCTACACGGCAACCGAGCCCAAGGCCGCCACGGCCGCGGCGGAGCGGGTGTCCGACCCGCTGCGCGTCCGGCTACTCGTCTCGGCCGCGCTGAGCGTGCCCGTCATCGTCCTGGCCATGGTCCCGGCCTGGCAGTTCACCTACTGGCAGTGGCTCTCGCTGACGCTCGCCGCGCCCGTGGTCGTCTACGGCGGCTGGCCCTTCCACCGCTCGGCGTTCGTCAACCTGCGGCACGGCGCCGCCACCATGGACACCCTGGTCTCGCTCGGCACGCTCGCCGCGTTCGGTTGGTCGCTGTGGGCGCTCTTCCTCGGCGACGCCGGCGTTCCCGGCATGACGCACCCCTTCGAGCTGCGGGCCGGCACCGCCGGCGACGCCATCTACCTCGAGGCCGCGGCCGGCGTGACCACGTTCCTGCTGGCCGGCCGCTACGCCGAGGCCCGCGCCAAGCGCCGGGCCGGCGACGCCCTGCGCTCGCTGCTGGCCCTGGGCGCCAAGACGGTCACCCTGGTGGACGGCCGGGAGATCCCGGCCGACCGGCTCCAGGTCGGCGACGTCTTCGGCGTGCGGCCGGGTGAGAAGGTCGCCGCGGACGGCGTCGTGGTCGACGGCGCCTCCGCGGTCGACCAGAGCCTGCTCACCGGCGAGTCGGTGCCCGTCGAGGTCGGCGTCGACGACCCGGTCACCGGCGGCACGGTCAACGCGGGCGGCCGCCTCGTCGTGCGCGCCACCCGCGTCGGCGCCGACACCCAGCTCGCCCAGATGGCCCGCCTCGTCGAGGAGGCGCAGGACGGCAAGGCCGCGGTGCAGCGGCTGGCCGACCGCATCTCCGGCGTCTTTGTGCCGGTGGTGATCGCCCTGGCGGTCGCGACGCTGGGTTACTGGCTCGGTTCCGGCGCGGGCACCACCGCCGCGTTCACCGCCGCCGTCGCCGTGCTGATCATCGCGTGCCCCTGCGCGCTCGGCCTGGCGACGCCGACCGCCCTGCTTGTCGGCACGGGCCGCGGCGCCCAGCTCGGCATCCTCATCCGCGGCGTGGAGGCGCTCGAGTCGACCCGGCGGGTGGACACGATCCTGCTCGACAAGACCGGGACGGTGACGACCGGCGCGATGACGGTGTCGCGGGTCGTGCCCGAGCCGGGCTGGGACTCCGCCGGGGTGCTGCGGCTGGCCGGCGCCGTCGAGGCGCCGTCCGAGCACCCGCTCGGCCGGGCCATCGCCCGGGCCGCCGCGGCGGGGGCGGAGCTGCCCGCGGTGAGCGATTTCCGGGCGACCGCGGGCGTCGGCGTGCGTGGCGTCGTGGAGGGCGCCGCGGTGGAGGTGGCCCGCGGCGCGGGCGACACCGCCGAGACGTGGGTCGAGCTGCGCGTCGACGGCACGGTCCGCGGTCGCATCGCGCTGGCCGACGCGGTACGCCCGACGAGCGCCGCCGCCGTCCGCGGCCTGCGCGCGCTGGGCCTTGAACCGGTGCTGGTCACCGGCGACGCGCCCGCGGTGGCCGAGGCGGTCGCCGCGCAGGTCGGCGTGACCGAGGTGATCGCCGGCGTGCTGCCGGCGGGCAAGGTGGACGCGGTCAAGCGGTTGCAGGCGCGCGGCCGCTCGGTGGCGATGGTCGGCGACGGGGTGAACGACGCGGCCGCCCTGGCCCAGGCCGACCTGGGCGTGGCGATGGGCGCGGGCAGCGACGTGGCGATCGAGGCGTCCGACCTGACCATCCTGCGCGGCGACCTCACCGCGGCCGTCGACGCGGTGCGGCTGTCCCGCCGTACCGTGACGATCATCCGGGGGAATCTGTTCTGGGCCTTCGCCTACAACGTGGCGGCGCTGCCGCTCGCGGCGGCGGGCCTGCTCAATCCGATGATCGCGGGCGCGGCGATGGCGCTCAGCTCGATCTTCGTGGTGGCCAACAGCCTGCGGCTGCGCCGCTTCAAGCCGGCCGTGTTCGACGCGACTGCGGCAGAGTGA
- a CDS encoding TetR/AcrR family transcriptional regulator, translated as MTTAAADPADEPAAPPHPEQDGTGEKPRRARGEQTRQLILETALRLFRERGFTETTMRAIAKEAGVAVGNAYYYFDSKEHLIQGFYDRNQLAHRVAAEPVLANEKDFAARLRGVLHAGIDVNEPYHSFAATFFKSAAEPSSPLSPFSRESSPAREAAIAIFRDVVDGSSAKLDPELRKELPELLWLSWMGVVLFWVYDRSPDQRRTRRLIDGIVPLVDRLVGLSRLRVLRPALRQVLALIDSIRRD; from the coding sequence GTGACGACCGCTGCCGCTGATCCCGCCGACGAGCCGGCCGCGCCGCCGCACCCCGAGCAGGACGGCACGGGCGAGAAGCCGCGGCGGGCCCGGGGCGAGCAGACCCGGCAGCTGATCCTGGAGACCGCGCTGCGGCTGTTCCGGGAGCGTGGCTTCACCGAGACCACGATGCGGGCGATCGCCAAGGAGGCGGGCGTCGCGGTCGGGAACGCCTACTACTACTTCGACTCCAAGGAACACCTGATCCAGGGGTTCTACGACCGCAACCAGCTCGCGCACCGGGTCGCCGCCGAGCCGGTGCTGGCGAACGAGAAGGACTTCGCCGCCCGGTTACGCGGCGTGCTGCACGCCGGCATCGACGTCAACGAGCCGTACCACTCGTTCGCCGCCACGTTCTTCAAGTCGGCGGCCGAGCCGTCGTCGCCGCTCAGCCCGTTCTCGCGGGAGTCGTCGCCCGCCCGCGAGGCGGCCATCGCGATCTTCCGGGACGTGGTGGACGGCTCGTCCGCCAAGCTCGACCCCGAGCTGCGCAAGGAGCTGCCGGAGCTGCTCTGGCTGAGCTGGATGGGCGTGGTGCTCTTCTGGGTCTACGACCGCTCGCCCGACCAGCGCCGGACCCGCCGGCTCATCGATGGCATCGTCCCGCTCGTCGACCGGCTCGTCGGCCTCTCCCGGCTGCGGGTGCTGCGGCCGGCACTGCGGCAGGTCCTCGCGCTCATCGACTCGATCCGCCGGGACTGA
- a CDS encoding glycoside hydrolase family 3 protein — protein MPIDPGLRRLALGTQLAAFAGKSAPEWALRLLTEGLAGHTLFGTNIAEPVQLTRLTDELRSARPDVLIAIDEEGGDVTRLAHRTGSPYPGNAALGAVDDPDLTRTVYAAIGADLAGAGVNLDLAPTVDVNTADDNPIIGTRSFGADPLLVARHAAAAVTGLQAAGVAACAKHFPGHGATTTDSHLELPTVDVPLSVLRERDLPPFAAAVAAGSLGIMTAHIRVPALTGAGPATFSRAALTDLLRVDYGFRGAVITDALEMKGAAVAAGGIGRAAVLALAAGADLLCIGARVDAALVEAVTAEIIAGVRDGRLTPDRLEEAVERNAAMAAWTRRPVPPAAHDPALGYAAARRAIRVEGTLADLTEPLVVQLESGHSIAEGRVPWGLRPHLNGTEQVTVVAADTSPESLAERAGPRPIVLVGRHTHRAEATRALIERLAAGHAVAVVEMGWPSAWRPAAARAFVTTYGASHANGRAAAEALGLTRDI, from the coding sequence ATGCCGATCGACCCGGGCCTACGACGGCTCGCGCTCGGGACGCAGCTCGCCGCTTTTGCGGGGAAATCTGCCCCGGAATGGGCGTTGCGACTGCTCACCGAGGGCCTGGCCGGCCACACCCTCTTCGGCACCAACATCGCTGAACCGGTACAGCTCACCCGGCTCACGGACGAGCTGCGGTCCGCGCGACCGGACGTCCTCATCGCGATCGACGAGGAGGGCGGCGACGTCACGCGCCTGGCGCACCGGACCGGCAGTCCCTACCCCGGCAACGCGGCGCTCGGCGCCGTCGACGACCCGGACCTCACCCGCACGGTGTACGCGGCGATCGGCGCCGACCTCGCCGGCGCGGGCGTCAACCTCGACCTGGCACCGACGGTCGACGTGAACACCGCCGACGACAACCCGATCATCGGCACCCGCTCGTTCGGCGCCGACCCGCTACTGGTGGCCCGGCACGCCGCCGCCGCGGTCACCGGGCTACAGGCCGCCGGCGTCGCCGCCTGCGCGAAGCACTTCCCGGGCCACGGCGCCACGACGACCGACTCGCACCTCGAGCTTCCGACCGTCGACGTCCCGCTCTCCGTCCTGCGCGAGCGCGACCTGCCGCCGTTCGCGGCCGCGGTCGCCGCCGGGTCCCTGGGGATCATGACCGCGCACATCCGGGTACCCGCGCTGACCGGCGCCGGACCGGCCACCTTCAGCCGGGCGGCGCTGACCGACCTGCTCCGAGTCGACTACGGCTTCCGCGGCGCGGTCATCACCGACGCACTGGAGATGAAGGGCGCCGCGGTGGCGGCCGGCGGCATCGGCCGGGCGGCCGTGCTCGCGCTCGCGGCCGGCGCCGACCTGCTCTGCATCGGGGCACGCGTCGACGCGGCGCTCGTCGAGGCCGTCACCGCGGAGATCATCGCCGGGGTGCGCGACGGGCGGCTGACCCCGGACCGGCTCGAGGAGGCCGTCGAGCGCAACGCGGCGATGGCCGCGTGGACGCGGCGCCCGGTTCCGCCCGCGGCGCACGACCCGGCGCTCGGCTACGCGGCCGCCCGCCGCGCGATCCGGGTCGAGGGCACCCTCGCGGATCTCACCGAGCCGCTGGTCGTGCAGCTCGAGTCCGGCCACTCGATCGCCGAGGGCCGGGTGCCGTGGGGCCTGCGGCCGCATCTGAACGGCACCGAGCAGGTGACGGTCGTGGCCGCGGACACCTCGCCCGAGTCGCTCGCCGAGCGGGCCGGGCCGCGGCCGATCGTCCTCGTCGGACGGCACACCCACCGGGCCGAGGCGACCCGGGCGCTGATCGAGCGGCTCGCGGCCGGGCACGCCGTCGCCGTGGTGGAGATGGGCTGGCCGTCCGCCTGGCGACCGGCCGCTGCGCGGGCCTTCGTCACCACCTACGGCGCGAGCCACGCCAACGGCCGCGCGGCGGCGGAAGCCCTCGGCCTAACCCGCGACATCTAG
- a CDS encoding thiol-disulfide oxidoreductase DCC family protein, whose translation MTVSVDPAGHGAGRIGYFTVLYDEGCPICRTAHHWLEGRAQLVPLEFVAAGSPEARRRFPGLDHAATLRDLTVITDGGLVYVSDGAWLACLWALADYRAMAERLASPRLLPAARRFIAAAAAARQATRTEDYGDVCDDRCR comes from the coding sequence GTGACCGTCTCCGTCGATCCGGCCGGACACGGGGCCGGCCGGATCGGTTACTTCACCGTCCTGTACGACGAGGGCTGCCCCATCTGCAGGACCGCGCATCACTGGCTCGAGGGGCGCGCTCAGCTCGTACCCCTGGAGTTCGTCGCGGCCGGGTCGCCGGAGGCCCGGCGGCGCTTCCCCGGGCTGGACCATGCCGCGACGCTGCGGGACCTGACGGTGATCACCGACGGCGGCCTGGTGTACGTATCGGACGGTGCGTGGCTGGCCTGCCTGTGGGCGCTGGCGGACTACCGCGCGATGGCCGAGCGGCTCGCCTCGCCGCGGCTGCTGCCCGCCGCGCGCCGCTTCATCGCCGCGGCCGCCGCCGCGCGGCAGGCGACGCGGACGGAAGACTACGGTGACGTGTGTGACGACCGCTGCCGCTGA
- a CDS encoding ROK family transcriptional regulator, giving the protein MAATRLPGTPRLLRALNDRAALELLLTKGPLTRAQLGEMTGLSKVTASQLVERLEERGLVRRVGEQAGGRGPNAQLYAVTPGSAHVIGVEVLPDRVIAACADITGDVVGRSERSTQGDDDPVRAVHGAVVEAAEQGGTDMASVRRVVLGTPGLVDPQTSEVSFAFDLPRWHRGLLAELRKDLSTPVVFGNDVNLAAVAEQHTGAAKGHDDFVLIWVGRGVGLATVIGGRLHQGSTGAAGEIGYLPVAGAEIPRNASKRGAKGAFQTLVASDAAKAIGRKYGFRGAESADVVRAAVEAGAAGEPVLDELAGRLALGVAAICVVLDPPLVVLAGEVSQAGGIALAERVEQEVAAITLVAPKVVISEVAVEPILNGALLTALESVREEVFGSTTG; this is encoded by the coding sequence ATGGCTGCCACCCGCCTTCCGGGGACACCCCGGTTGCTGCGTGCGCTCAACGACCGCGCCGCGCTGGAACTGCTGCTCACGAAGGGCCCGCTGACCCGGGCGCAGCTCGGTGAGATGACCGGTCTGAGCAAGGTCACCGCCTCGCAGTTGGTCGAGCGCCTCGAGGAGCGCGGTCTGGTACGCCGTGTCGGCGAGCAGGCGGGCGGTCGCGGCCCGAACGCGCAGCTGTACGCCGTCACTCCCGGTAGTGCCCATGTTATCGGTGTCGAGGTCCTGCCGGACCGGGTCATCGCGGCGTGCGCGGACATCACCGGCGACGTCGTCGGCCGCAGCGAGCGGTCGACGCAGGGCGACGACGACCCGGTGCGCGCGGTGCACGGCGCGGTCGTCGAGGCGGCCGAACAGGGCGGCACCGACATGGCGTCCGTGCGCCGGGTCGTGCTGGGCACCCCGGGCCTCGTCGACCCGCAGACCAGCGAGGTCTCGTTCGCCTTCGACCTGCCCCGCTGGCACCGCGGCCTGCTCGCGGAGCTGCGCAAGGACCTGAGCACCCCGGTGGTCTTCGGCAACGACGTGAACCTGGCCGCCGTCGCCGAGCAGCACACCGGCGCCGCCAAGGGTCACGACGACTTCGTGCTGATCTGGGTCGGCCGCGGCGTCGGCCTCGCGACCGTCATCGGCGGCCGCCTGCACCAGGGCAGCACGGGCGCGGCGGGCGAGATCGGTTACCTGCCGGTGGCCGGCGCCGAGATCCCGCGCAACGCCAGCAAGCGCGGCGCCAAGGGCGCCTTCCAGACCCTTGTCGCGTCGGACGCCGCCAAGGCCATCGGCCGCAAGTACGGCTTCCGCGGCGCCGAGTCCGCCGACGTGGTGCGCGCGGCCGTCGAGGCGGGCGCGGCGGGCGAGCCGGTGCTGGACGAGCTGGCCGGCCGGCTCGCCCTCGGCGTCGCCGCCATCTGCGTCGTCCTCGACCCGCCGCTCGTCGTGCTGGCCGGCGAGGTGAGCCAGGCCGGCGGGATCGCCCTGGCCGAGCGGGTGGAGCAGGAGGTCGCCGCCATCACCCTGGTCGCGCCGAAGGTCGTCATCAGCGAGGTCGCGGTCGAGCCGATCCTCAACGGAGCCCTGCTGACCGCCCTGGAGTCCGTCCGGGAAGAGGTCTTCGGATCCACCACGGGATAG